One Methylocaldum marinum DNA window includes the following coding sequences:
- a CDS encoding response regulator transcription factor has product MHDLHGKYRPHTLETILIEKALDMAVNGLTVFIVDDDPDVCDALAALLRAEGFVVETYLSGPDFLASVKPEQHGCLILDINLPLISGLDLQQILTERGFNLPIIFLTGFGDVPKSTAAFKGGAVDFLEKPVDADVLIPAIRNALALSYQRHEEKSRQHELDALYANLTPREKEILVYLARGYSAKQVGKALGISHRTAEIHRARIMEKLGVQSLADLVALAIQMGIR; this is encoded by the coding sequence ATGCATGACCTTCATGGAAAATACCGTCCGCATACCCTCGAAACCATACTAATTGAAAAGGCGTTAGATATGGCTGTTAATGGACTAACAGTTTTCATCGTCGACGATGACCCTGATGTGTGCGATGCCTTGGCAGCGCTGTTGAGGGCGGAGGGCTTTGTTGTGGAAACCTACCTGTCCGGGCCCGATTTCCTCGCCTCGGTAAAGCCCGAGCAACATGGATGTTTAATTCTGGATATCAACCTCCCTCTGATTTCCGGATTGGATCTGCAGCAGATCCTGACCGAGAGGGGTTTCAATCTCCCCATAATCTTCCTGACGGGGTTTGGCGATGTGCCAAAATCGACGGCAGCCTTCAAGGGCGGAGCCGTGGACTTCCTCGAGAAACCCGTGGACGCCGACGTTCTGATCCCGGCTATACGAAATGCACTCGCGCTGAGCTACCAACGCCATGAAGAAAAGTCGCGGCAGCATGAACTCGATGCTCTTTATGCCAACCTGACACCCCGCGAAAAGGAAATCTTGGTGTATCTTGCGCGAGGCTATTCGGCCAAACAGGTCGGAAAGGCATTGGGTATCAGTCATCGTACCGCCGAAATTCACCGTGCCCGCATTATGGAAAAGCTGGGCGTTCAATCGCTTGCCGACCTCGTGGCCCTTGCGATTCAAATGGGGATCCGTTAA
- a CDS encoding carotenoid biosynthesis protein has protein sequence MLEQLFWSLTHRPYITVFLIAFLLLSWLEQGALRTWIWIIISYSVALLAEWGSINYGIPFGRYVYHYEALSNDLVVFGVPFFDSLSFSFLSYVSFSLAQFFMSPFWIKAYDVQRVTSVEIRNSVSVLLLGAFLMLVVDLIVDPIANLGKYWFLGDIYHYPDPGVHFGVTLENYAGWYIVATVTIFLNQHIDRYLLDREKRRGEPVELAYVPCKGLFAPLFWSGIVIFQLGVTYWLAYGGEVLPDQERLKLQALTGSFIIAPILVLAAAQLVKPFNRVSGDDIREHISTYPSGPAGGPKVAIPVTPPASSLAGEARDHEGS, from the coding sequence ATGTTAGAGCAACTTTTCTGGTCATTGACCCATCGTCCATACATCACGGTCTTTCTGATCGCGTTCTTGTTGCTTTCCTGGCTGGAGCAAGGCGCTTTGCGAACGTGGATTTGGATCATCATCAGCTACTCGGTGGCTTTGCTCGCAGAGTGGGGAAGTATCAATTACGGGATTCCGTTCGGAAGGTATGTCTATCATTACGAGGCGCTGAGCAACGATTTGGTCGTTTTCGGCGTGCCTTTCTTCGACAGTCTGTCGTTTTCCTTTCTCAGCTACGTCAGTTTCTCGCTGGCGCAGTTCTTCATGTCTCCCTTCTGGATCAAAGCGTACGACGTGCAGCGGGTTACCTCGGTCGAGATTCGAAACTCGGTGTCCGTGCTGTTGCTCGGGGCGTTTCTCATGCTTGTCGTCGACCTCATCGTCGATCCCATAGCCAACCTCGGCAAGTACTGGTTTCTGGGAGATATTTATCATTATCCCGATCCCGGCGTTCACTTCGGAGTGACCCTCGAAAATTACGCCGGATGGTACATCGTTGCGACGGTAACGATTTTCCTGAACCAACATATCGATCGGTATTTATTGGATCGGGAGAAAAGGCGGGGAGAACCGGTCGAGCTGGCTTATGTGCCGTGTAAGGGATTATTCGCACCGCTTTTCTGGAGCGGTATCGTCATCTTTCAGCTGGGGGTGACCTATTGGCTGGCTTATGGCGGAGAGGTCTTACCGGACCAGGAACGCCTGAAGTTGCAGGCCCTCACCGGCAGCTTCATCATCGCCCCGATCCTGGTGCTCGCTGCGGCGCAGTTGGTCAAGCCTTTCAACCGCGTGAGCGGCGATGACATTCGGGAACACATCAGCACTTATCCATCGGGACCTGCCGGTGGACCCAAGGTTGCAATACCCGTCACGCCTCCGGCCTCATCGCTCGCCGGCGAGGCGCGAGACCACGAAGGTTCGTAG
- a CDS encoding endonuclease/exonuclease/phosphatase family protein encodes MSLVVATYNVHDCVGRDGRYDPERVLTIIRELNADLIALQELQWEPKVALDLLQHFAARLHYRAVPGPTLLRRNGHYGNAILTRLPVRNIRRVDLSIPNREPRTAIDLSVESPCGPLRAIGTHLGLFPGERRKQMTRILSILANAEPPTLLFGDLNEWFLWGRPLRWLRNHFGHIPDIATYPSIYPLFPLDRIWVKPREMLADIAAYATPLARETSDHLPLRAVLKAPAMDHELSGPDSSGP; translated from the coding sequence ATGTCATTGGTCGTTGCAACATACAACGTTCACGACTGCGTCGGCCGTGATGGCCGTTACGATCCCGAGCGAGTCTTGACGATCATTCGCGAACTCAATGCAGACCTCATCGCGCTTCAGGAGCTGCAATGGGAACCCAAGGTCGCTCTCGATTTGCTTCAGCATTTTGCCGCCCGGTTACACTACCGGGCGGTTCCGGGCCCGACGCTGCTGCGCCGGAACGGACATTATGGAAACGCCATTCTTACCCGGCTGCCGGTTCGCAATATCAGGCGGGTCGATCTCAGCATTCCTAACAGAGAGCCCCGTACCGCGATCGATCTCTCGGTTGAGAGCCCCTGCGGGCCGCTTCGCGCGATCGGTACCCATCTGGGATTATTTCCCGGCGAGCGGCGAAAGCAAATGACCCGCATTCTGAGCATTCTGGCTAATGCCGAGCCACCGACGCTCCTCTTCGGCGATCTCAACGAGTGGTTTCTATGGGGAAGGCCTTTGCGTTGGCTGCGCAATCATTTCGGCCATATCCCCGATATCGCGACTTACCCGTCCATCTATCCACTGTTCCCTCTCGACCGAATCTGGGTCAAACCACGCGAAATGCTCGCGGATATCGCCGCGTATGCCACGCCCCTGGCACGCGAAACTTCCGATCACCTGCCGTTGCGTGCCGTATTGAAGGCACCGGCCATGGACCACGAACTTTCCGGTCCTGATTCATCAGGCCCGTAA
- a CDS encoding FKBP-type peptidyl-prolyl cis-trans isomerase has protein sequence MKKLGFLPRAVAVALVVLGLSSCAPPSSADAEKHKKESLKFLVENEKKPGVLSTASGLQYMILDEGTGISPKATDTVTVKYRGSLISGQEFDSGENVSFPLNGVIRGWTEGLQLMKEGAKYRFFIPPKLAYGKSGVGRVIPPNSALIFDVELVKVNSTD, from the coding sequence ATGAAGAAACTCGGATTTTTACCCCGAGCGGTTGCGGTTGCGCTTGTCGTTCTCGGGTTGTCCTCCTGCGCCCCGCCGTCATCGGCCGATGCTGAAAAACATAAGAAGGAAAGCTTGAAGTTCCTGGTCGAGAACGAGAAAAAACCCGGCGTCCTGAGTACCGCAAGCGGCCTGCAGTACATGATTCTCGACGAAGGCACGGGCATTTCACCCAAAGCCACGGACACTGTAACCGTCAAATACCGGGGCAGTCTTATTTCCGGTCAGGAGTTCGACAGCGGCGAAAACGTGAGTTTTCCTTTAAACGGGGTCATCCGCGGCTGGACCGAAGGTTTGCAGCTCATGAAAGAAGGCGCCAAGTATCGCTTTTTCATTCCGCCCAAATTGGCTTACGGCAAAAGCGGCGTAGGTCGTGTCATTCCGCCGAACTCCGCTCTGATCTTCGATGTGGAACTGGTGAAAGTCAATTCTACGGATTAG
- a CDS encoding ABC transporter ATP-binding protein, protein MNNSKYFAFKRAASAPALPDTGFRFIIHCMGGFRGWLLLMLILETGQAASNILVPYAIGQIIDGVTAADGNAAPLIERLKTPLLLFAALNVAEILFSRASGACLIVAGPRLRQRTTEMLYAYLQHHSVRYFSGHFAGALAHRITETAMSVNHTVWAVLFDFWPIGVVFAVSVTLLLRTHADLGGFVAAWVLVYVGVSFWLAKRCRPYAQDYAETRSQVNGKIVDSVTNILNVKLFARFYHEREYLNRYLETEVKAGRRTFWYMERVRWFQFLSAAALKVGTIYFALKLWDQGLIGVGDFAMSAGLALLIIGDARNLSRRFLEFFEYVGNVSNGVTTIVKPHDIVDAPEAQPLRISRGRIEFRDVRFSYVPGQCVFDGLSVVIEPGQRVGLVGFSGSGKSSFVGLILRYYEPQGGQVLIDGTDIAHVTQDSLHEQVSLIPQDPTLFHRSLKENIRYGRLDADHADIAVAARMARADEFIEGMKDGYESLVGERGVKLSGGQRQRIAIARVMVKDAPILILDEATSSLDSITEKAIQENLDLAMGRKTVIVVAHRLSTIAHLDRILVFDRGRIVEDGNHEELLAAKGFYQKLWTMQAGGFLPDTRQEFSAYTGHTPDAQLDATLAEASPAE, encoded by the coding sequence ATGAACAATTCGAAGTATTTTGCCTTTAAACGCGCGGCTTCCGCTCCTGCTCTGCCCGATACCGGGTTTCGGTTCATCATTCACTGCATGGGGGGTTTTCGCGGATGGCTATTGCTGATGCTGATTCTGGAAACGGGGCAGGCCGCAAGCAATATCCTGGTACCGTATGCCATCGGACAAATCATCGACGGAGTGACGGCGGCGGACGGTAATGCGGCTCCGCTGATCGAGCGCCTGAAAACGCCCCTGCTGCTTTTCGCCGCGCTGAATGTCGCCGAAATCCTGTTCAGCCGAGCCAGCGGCGCCTGCCTGATCGTGGCTGGTCCTCGCTTGCGCCAGAGGACCACCGAAATGCTGTACGCCTATCTGCAGCACCATTCGGTCCGCTACTTCAGCGGGCACTTTGCCGGCGCACTCGCTCATCGGATCACCGAAACCGCGATGAGCGTCAATCATACCGTTTGGGCCGTGTTGTTCGATTTCTGGCCGATAGGCGTCGTCTTCGCCGTATCCGTTACACTGCTGCTGCGGACTCACGCGGATCTCGGAGGGTTCGTAGCCGCCTGGGTCCTGGTCTACGTAGGCGTATCGTTCTGGCTGGCCAAACGCTGTCGCCCGTACGCTCAGGATTATGCCGAAACCCGCAGTCAGGTGAACGGCAAGATCGTCGACTCCGTGACCAATATACTGAACGTCAAATTGTTCGCACGCTTTTATCATGAACGCGAATATCTCAACCGTTATCTGGAAACCGAGGTCAAAGCCGGTCGCCGGACCTTCTGGTACATGGAACGGGTCCGCTGGTTTCAATTCCTTTCCGCGGCAGCACTGAAGGTGGGCACGATTTACTTTGCCCTCAAGCTTTGGGACCAAGGTTTGATTGGCGTCGGCGACTTCGCCATGAGCGCCGGACTGGCGCTTTTGATCATCGGCGATGCCCGCAACCTCAGCCGTCGCTTTCTGGAATTTTTCGAATACGTCGGCAATGTCAGCAATGGTGTAACCACCATCGTCAAACCGCACGACATTGTCGATGCGCCGGAGGCGCAGCCGCTGAGAATTTCCCGAGGACGCATCGAGTTCCGCGACGTCCGCTTCAGCTACGTGCCGGGACAGTGTGTATTCGACGGCTTGAGCGTTGTCATCGAACCCGGCCAGCGAGTCGGCTTGGTCGGGTTCTCGGGCTCGGGAAAATCCAGCTTCGTCGGGCTGATCCTCCGCTATTACGAGCCTCAGGGTGGTCAGGTATTGATCGACGGCACCGACATCGCCCATGTCACTCAGGATTCACTTCACGAACAAGTCAGCCTGATTCCGCAAGATCCGACTTTGTTCCATCGTTCGCTGAAGGAGAATATTCGCTACGGACGCTTGGACGCGGATCATGCCGACATCGCCGTTGCCGCGCGAATGGCCCGCGCCGACGAGTTCATCGAAGGCATGAAAGACGGTTACGAATCCCTAGTCGGCGAACGCGGCGTCAAATTGTCCGGCGGCCAGCGGCAACGTATCGCGATTGCACGGGTGATGGTCAAAGACGCACCGATCTTGATTCTCGACGAGGCCACGTCCAGCCTGGATTCGATTACGGAAAAGGCCATTCAGGAAAATCTGGATCTGGCAATGGGACGGAAAACGGTTATCGTCGTCGCCCACCGCCTGTCCACTATTGCCCATCTCGACCGTATCCTGGTGTTCGACCGGGGCCGTATCGTCGAGGACGGGAACCATGAGGAACTGCTGGCGGCAAAAGGCTTTTATCAGAAGTTGTGGACCATGCAGGCGGGCGGATTCCTTCCCGATACCAGACAGGAATTCTCTGCTTACACCGGCCACACACCGGACGCCCAGCTGGATGCTACTCTTGCAGAAGCAAGCCCAGCCGAGTAA
- a CDS encoding PAS domain S-box protein produces the protein MFQNLFDSQTIKDFIPHGTCLLWRSDLLLLHILSDSLIAAAYFAIPAALIYFVIKRQDLEFRWIFVLFGIFIMACGATHLMAIWTIWRPDYVLDGIVKLFTGLVSIATSVLLWPLIPHALKLPSPAKLEQTNRQLQHEIEERKRKGREIRQLNANLEKMVEERTAQLVEANAQLEDEILVRLRVEESLRESESRYRTLFEQMPDALVLVDIESGKIIDFNPKAHQNLEYSREEFSNLRISDVDRLETEEDIRQHIEKTRDTGSDVFETEHVTRTGIVRNVRVTTKVVQLNQKQLIQAVFTDITNYKQLECALRTQQEKLEHSQNRLEYIVNTSPSVIYILSPTNNPKAPFKVDFIGETITSATGYEPRCWYLEENFWINHVHPEDRAAALEIQSLLISQSEMTHQYRFRHKDGSYRWIHDKIRLLRDSEGNVTEAIGAWVDITERKQGELALREAKETAEAANRAKTEFLANISHELRTPLNGILGFTQVLQKQSDITQKHKEYLSYISRSGNHLLTLINDLLDLSKIEAGRLEMENSIFHFSEFIDGIAEIFEFRAINKGIGFNYEKAPTLPEYVLGDEKRLRQILINLLGNAIKFTRQGYAALKVFNHADTVHFRIEDTGLGIAEEDIGRIFLAFEQLADHDSTEGTGLGLAISKRLVDAMGGRIDVQSTRGKGSVFTVSLTLPVASNPSALKADETQIIGYMGRKRRILLVDDNSDNLAMLSALLESMDFAIETGTSGRECLAKFAVFKPDLIMIDLLMPDMDGTETVKHLRETEFGRNVKVIAVTAHAFDDIREMCLASGFDDFITKPVDLGDMLASLQKSLGLSWRYASAGAHKKPSLANIS, from the coding sequence ATGTTCCAAAATCTGTTCGATTCTCAGACGATCAAGGATTTCATCCCCCACGGCACATGCCTACTTTGGCGCTCCGACCTGCTGCTCCTTCATATCCTGTCGGACTCTCTGATTGCAGCGGCTTATTTCGCCATTCCCGCAGCACTGATCTATTTCGTCATCAAGCGCCAGGATCTCGAATTTCGCTGGATCTTCGTCTTGTTCGGCATCTTCATCATGGCCTGCGGGGCGACCCATCTCATGGCAATTTGGACGATCTGGCGCCCCGATTACGTGCTTGACGGAATCGTGAAGCTGTTCACCGGGCTGGTCTCGATCGCTACTTCGGTCCTGTTATGGCCGCTGATCCCCCATGCCCTGAAGCTTCCGAGTCCCGCCAAGCTCGAACAAACCAACCGGCAGCTGCAGCACGAGATCGAAGAACGCAAGCGAAAAGGTCGGGAAATCCGCCAGCTGAACGCCAATCTGGAAAAAATGGTGGAAGAGCGCACCGCGCAGCTTGTCGAGGCCAATGCCCAACTTGAAGACGAAATCCTGGTGCGTCTCCGTGTCGAGGAATCGTTGCGCGAATCGGAAAGCCGCTATCGCACATTATTCGAGCAAATGCCGGACGCGTTGGTATTAGTGGACATAGAGAGCGGAAAGATCATCGACTTCAATCCGAAAGCCCATCAAAACCTCGAATATAGCCGAGAGGAATTCAGCAATTTGCGGATTAGCGATGTCGATCGACTGGAAACGGAAGAAGATATCCGACAACACATCGAGAAAACCCGGGATACCGGTAGCGATGTATTCGAAACCGAGCATGTCACCAGGACCGGCATAGTACGGAATGTTCGCGTCACCACCAAGGTCGTCCAGCTTAATCAAAAACAACTGATCCAGGCGGTGTTTACCGATATCACGAACTATAAGCAGTTGGAATGCGCATTGCGTACCCAACAGGAAAAATTGGAACACTCCCAAAACCGACTCGAATACATCGTTAATACCAGTCCATCCGTAATTTACATCCTGTCCCCGACGAACAACCCGAAAGCCCCTTTCAAAGTCGATTTCATAGGCGAAACCATAACCTCGGCAACCGGCTATGAGCCGCGCTGTTGGTATCTCGAAGAGAACTTCTGGATCAATCATGTCCATCCGGAAGACCGCGCCGCCGCGCTCGAAATTCAGAGTTTGCTGATCAGCCAGAGCGAAATGACGCATCAATACCGGTTTCGGCACAAGGACGGTTCGTACCGATGGATTCACGACAAAATAAGATTGCTTCGGGATTCGGAGGGAAACGTAACGGAGGCGATCGGTGCCTGGGTCGATATTACCGAGCGCAAGCAAGGCGAGCTCGCTTTGAGGGAGGCCAAAGAGACCGCCGAAGCGGCAAATCGAGCCAAGACCGAGTTTCTCGCCAATATCAGCCATGAACTGAGGACTCCGTTAAACGGCATACTCGGATTTACCCAGGTACTTCAAAAACAGAGCGATATAACTCAAAAACACAAAGAATACCTGAGCTACATCAGCCGTTCCGGAAATCATCTGTTGACTCTGATCAACGATCTCCTCGATTTATCAAAAATAGAAGCGGGTAGGCTGGAGATGGAAAATTCCATTTTCCATTTTTCGGAATTCATCGATGGCATTGCCGAGATTTTTGAGTTCCGAGCGATAAACAAAGGCATTGGTTTTAACTATGAAAAAGCGCCCACTCTACCGGAATATGTGCTCGGCGACGAAAAAAGATTGCGGCAGATTCTGATCAACCTTCTGGGTAATGCCATAAAGTTCACCCGTCAGGGCTATGCCGCTCTGAAAGTCTTTAATCACGCAGATACCGTCCACTTTCGGATCGAAGATACCGGGCTCGGTATCGCTGAAGAGGACATAGGACGGATTTTTCTGGCCTTCGAGCAACTGGCCGACCACGACTCTACGGAGGGTACGGGTCTTGGGCTAGCGATAAGCAAGCGGCTGGTGGATGCGATGGGCGGACGAATCGACGTGCAGAGCACCCGCGGGAAGGGCAGCGTCTTCACGGTTTCCCTGACATTGCCGGTAGCGTCGAATCCGTCGGCATTGAAGGCCGACGAAACTCAGATCATCGGATACATGGGGAGGAAACGGCGAATCTTGCTCGTGGACGACAATTCCGACAACCTGGCGATGTTGTCGGCCCTGCTGGAATCCATGGACTTCGCCATAGAAACCGGCACGAGCGGCAGAGAATGCTTGGCCAAATTCGCGGTATTCAAGCCCGACCTGATCATGATCGATCTCCTGATGCCCGATATGGATGGGACGGAAACCGTCAAGCATTTGCGGGAAACGGAATTCGGGCGTAACGTCAAGGTTATCGCGGTCACTGCCCATGCGTTCGACGACATCAGGGAAATGTGCCTGGCTTCGGGCTTCGATGACTTTATCACCAAACCCGTAGACCTCGGGGATATGCTCGCGAGTTTGCAAAAATCCCTGGGTCTGAGCTGGCGCTATGCGAGCGCCGGTGCTCATAAGAAGCCGAGCCTCGCGAACATTTCCTAA
- a CDS encoding VTT domain-containing protein yields MRTFDAHENVENRILRPGSNCWRSAHASRVSFLIDSSAYFPALREAAIRARHAIFIVGWDIDSRTKLVQDGVNDGFPIQLGDFLKSLADHRRGLEVYILNWDFAMLYAAGREVLPIYTLGWQSHRHLHFYLDGRHPVGASHHQKIVVIDDAVAFVGGMDLAQERWDTPDHEPNAPYRRRSNGQAYPPVHDVQMMADGAAAAALGVLVRERWRLATGCELGIGNHAATDPWPPSIAPDIRNVDIAISRTIPRFNGAGEILELRQLYLDAIKSAKDTIYIENQYLTASSIGSLLEFRLRQPSPPEVVVVSRLTGGGWLEQTTMEVLRARLLRRLRAADRYRKFRIYYPHCEGLDEQCINVHSKLMVVDDRLALVGSANLNNRSMGLDTECNLAVEATDAETATAIAGLRNRLLAEHLGVGTDRVEQAIRNEGSLIRGIESLRGNAHTLRHLEGEVSPEADALLPQASVVDPEAPIDPDRLIDELIPVEHRPSARKRITATLSLLAAIGALAAAWRWGPLHDWLDKETLISVGRTFQRIPATPVWVIGAYIIAALTAIPITLVIFVTAVVFGPTSGFVYAILGSLISASLTFALGQVFGRDLVRRLGGSRLNTLSRWLRHRGLLAMLTVRLIPVAPFTVVNLVAGASHIRFRDFLLGTIFGMVPGTLAITVFSDRLAAAVHHPSPVNIALLVGSAIVIGTAAFATYRWLRRREVENAACAGGSVG; encoded by the coding sequence ATGAGGACTTTCGACGCCCATGAAAACGTCGAGAACCGGATACTCCGGCCGGGAAGCAACTGCTGGCGCAGCGCCCATGCCAGCCGGGTTTCGTTCCTGATCGACAGTTCGGCGTATTTTCCTGCCTTACGGGAGGCAGCGATCCGCGCTCGGCACGCTATTTTCATTGTCGGCTGGGATATCGACAGCCGAACCAAGCTGGTTCAGGACGGCGTCAACGACGGATTTCCGATCCAGCTCGGCGACTTTCTAAAATCACTCGCCGACCACCGACGCGGACTGGAGGTCTACATCTTGAACTGGGATTTCGCAATGCTTTATGCAGCCGGCCGCGAAGTCCTGCCCATCTATACCCTTGGTTGGCAAAGCCATCGGCACCTGCATTTCTATCTGGACGGCAGGCATCCAGTCGGTGCTTCGCATCACCAGAAAATCGTGGTTATCGACGATGCCGTGGCTTTTGTCGGTGGCATGGATCTCGCGCAGGAGCGCTGGGATACGCCTGACCATGAGCCTAATGCACCTTACCGGCGAAGATCCAACGGGCAAGCCTATCCGCCGGTCCACGACGTCCAAATGATGGCGGACGGAGCGGCCGCGGCGGCGCTCGGGGTTTTGGTTCGCGAGCGCTGGCGCCTGGCGACGGGCTGCGAACTCGGCATCGGCAATCATGCCGCGACGGATCCCTGGCCACCGTCGATAGCCCCGGACATTCGCAATGTAGACATCGCGATCTCCCGCACCATACCGCGCTTCAACGGCGCAGGCGAAATCCTCGAGCTCCGGCAGCTTTACCTCGATGCTATCAAGTCGGCAAAGGATACGATTTACATCGAAAACCAATATCTCACGGCATCCTCGATAGGTTCTCTGCTCGAATTTCGGCTGCGCCAACCGTCTCCACCCGAGGTCGTGGTCGTATCACGGCTGACCGGCGGCGGCTGGCTCGAACAAACCACAATGGAAGTGCTGCGGGCCCGCCTACTCCGCCGCCTTCGGGCAGCCGACCGATACCGCAAATTCCGCATCTATTATCCTCACTGCGAAGGTCTGGACGAACAGTGCATCAATGTACATTCCAAACTGATGGTGGTGGACGACCGCCTCGCACTGGTCGGCTCGGCGAATCTGAACAATCGCTCGATGGGGCTGGACACTGAATGCAATCTGGCCGTGGAAGCAACCGACGCCGAGACTGCTACGGCGATTGCCGGCTTGCGGAACCGATTGCTCGCCGAGCATCTGGGCGTAGGTACCGATCGAGTGGAACAGGCCATCAGAAACGAGGGATCGCTGATTCGCGGCATCGAAAGTTTGCGCGGAAACGCACACACACTCAGGCACCTGGAAGGTGAGGTATCACCCGAGGCCGACGCTCTGCTGCCCCAGGCCAGCGTGGTCGATCCGGAGGCGCCTATCGATCCGGACCGTTTGATCGACGAACTGATTCCGGTCGAGCATAGGCCCTCCGCCCGCAAGCGGATTACCGCCACCCTCAGCCTACTGGCGGCGATCGGAGCGCTTGCCGCCGCGTGGCGCTGGGGCCCGCTGCACGACTGGCTGGACAAAGAGACGCTGATCAGTGTTGGACGCACGTTTCAGCGGATTCCGGCAACACCGGTATGGGTCATCGGAGCCTATATCATCGCCGCCCTGACGGCGATACCGATCACACTCGTGATCTTTGTCACCGCCGTAGTGTTCGGTCCTACCTCGGGTTTCGTTTACGCTATTCTCGGATCGCTGATCAGCGCCTCCCTCACCTTTGCGCTCGGCCAAGTCTTCGGTCGAGATCTCGTGCGACGACTGGGCGGTAGTAGGCTCAATACGCTCAGTCGTTGGCTGCGCCATCGTGGCTTACTTGCCATGCTCACGGTTCGGCTGATACCGGTTGCGCCGTTCACCGTGGTCAACCTGGTCGCAGGAGCCTCTCACATCCGTTTCCGCGATTTTTTACTCGGAACGATCTTCGGCATGGTCCCGGGCACCCTGGCCATCACGGTTTTCTCCGATCGCTTGGCGGCCGCGGTACATCATCCCAGCCCGGTCAACATCGCCTTGCTCGTCGGTTCCGCCATCGTTATCGGAACTGCTGCCTTCGCCACCTATCGATGGCTGCGCCGGCGGGAAGTGGAAAATGCGGCATGCGCCGGCGGCTCGGTAGGATAG
- the ltrA gene encoding group II intron reverse transcriptase/maturase, whose product MPDTVGLEQHEQTSLRGIARRAQTCKDHRVRDLYRCLDGPLLHRCWRDLNKRAASGVDDVTGQAYEQDLTASIESLAERLKTKRYRAKRVRRGYIPKENGGERPLGIPALEDQWVQLACAKLLGAIYEQDFLPVSYGYRPGRGAKDAVGDLGFNLQYGKIGHGVEADIKGFFDTIDHDWRLEMLSLRIDDRAFLNLIRKWLKAGILDTDGQVLHPVTGTPQGGIVSPIRANVYLHYALDLWFERRVKPRCGGQVILIRYADDFVCAFQYPHDAERFYRVLPKRLHKFGLQVAPEKTRILRFSRFHPGLPRRFAFLGFELYWRLDWRGELRVMKRTARKKLQSAKRRMKEWIRANRHLRGRQFVLELNRKLVGHYNDFGLRSNEQSLNSFYTGTIQCAFKWLNRRGGKRSSFNWAQFSAALEKLKVALPRTTEKRREPVAFV is encoded by the coding sequence ATGCCGGACACAGTCGGACTGGAACAACACGAGCAAACCTCACTGCGGGGAATAGCACGGCGGGCGCAGACCTGCAAAGACCACCGTGTTCGGGACCTCTACCGGTGCCTGGATGGCCCGTTACTCCACCGCTGCTGGCGCGACCTGAACAAGCGAGCGGCCAGTGGCGTGGACGATGTAACGGGACAGGCGTACGAGCAGGACCTCACCGCCAGCATCGAGTCACTGGCGGAGCGACTGAAGACAAAACGCTACCGGGCCAAACGGGTCCGACGCGGCTACATCCCCAAGGAAAACGGCGGCGAACGCCCGCTGGGGATCCCCGCTCTGGAAGACCAGTGGGTGCAGCTCGCCTGCGCCAAGCTGTTGGGCGCCATCTACGAGCAGGACTTCCTGCCCGTCAGTTATGGCTACCGTCCCGGGCGAGGGGCCAAGGATGCGGTTGGCGATCTCGGGTTCAACCTTCAATACGGCAAGATTGGACACGGGGTGGAGGCCGACATCAAAGGCTTCTTCGACACCATCGATCACGACTGGCGACTGGAAATGTTGAGCCTGCGGATCGACGACCGGGCTTTTCTCAACCTCATCCGTAAATGGCTGAAGGCGGGCATACTGGACACCGACGGGCAGGTACTGCACCCGGTGACCGGGACCCCGCAAGGCGGCATCGTGTCGCCGATACGGGCCAACGTCTACTTGCACTATGCCTTGGATCTTTGGTTCGAGCGCAGGGTCAAGCCACGTTGCGGCGGTCAGGTCATTCTCATCCGCTACGCGGATGACTTTGTCTGCGCCTTCCAGTATCCGCATGATGCCGAGCGGTTCTACCGAGTGCTGCCGAAGCGCCTGCATAAGTTTGGGTTGCAGGTGGCCCCGGAGAAGACCCGCATCCTCCGTTTCAGCCGCTTTCACCCCGGACTCCCTCGCCGCTTCGCGTTCCTTGGCTTCGAGCTGTACTGGCGCCTGGACTGGCGAGGTGAGCTGCGGGTCATGAAGCGCACGGCGCGAAAGAAACTGCAAAGCGCCAAGCGACGGATGAAAGAGTGGATCAGGGCCAACCGCCACCTACGCGGTCGCCAGTTTGTACTGGAGCTGAACCGTAAGTTGGTGGGACACTACAACGACTTCGGGCTGCGGAGCAATGAGCAGTCGCTGAACAGTTTCTACACCGGGACGATTCAGTGTGCCTTCAAGTGGCTCAATCGTCGGGGTGGGAAGCGGAGCAGCTTTAACTGGGCTCAGTTCAGCGCAGCGCTGGAGAAGTTAAAGGTGGCTTTGCCCCGGACAACCGAGAAGCGGCGCGAGCCTGTGGCCTTTGTATAA